The genomic interval GAAAATCGTCAGCCGGTCGGTGTCCTGATTGTAGGCATACACCTTCCCGTCCAGCGGGTTGACCGCCATGTCGCTCATGAAGAGCGTCGCGGGGCTGTCGACGATGCCAGAGGCCAGCGCCGTCCTGGTGAGCACGTCGATGCGGGCGTATTCGTCGGTCGCGCCGTTGAAGACGAGGTAGCTGCCATCCGCGAGAAAGGTCCCCGCGTTGTAGCGACTGGTGGGCAGCCCCGCGACGGCGCCGAGGTCCACGGGCACACCATCCGAGCCCACCCGCAGGAGCCGATGGGGGGTGGTCAGCTCCGTCAGGCCATAGATGAACCCATCCATCTGGTTGAACCCGATGGCGTTGTACTGGACGTTGGCCCGGAAGATGGGCGTCAGCGTCCCCGTCACCGGGTCGAAGACGTTGAGCGAGGTGGGGACCCCCGTCGAGATGTACAGCGTGTCATCGCAGGTGAGCGACGGCTTCTCGCAGGACACACGGGCCCGGGCCTCGGATTCACCTTCCTGGAAGGTCACCCGGAACACGTGGGTGAAGCCTGGGTTCTCCTCGGAGGTCGTCGGGTCGCCGTCCTCACCGGCGAGCGTGAGGCAGTCCTCGAAGCTGTCGAGGGTGTATGTGAACTGATACGTGAGGGCGTCCCCCACGGGGATGTCCACCGGCGGCGCGGGCGTGAAGTCGAAGCCGCGCGACGCGAAGAGCGGGTCGCTCACCGTCAGCAACGTCGACGGGAGCGAGGGGTGGACGTTGGTGACGGTGTACGAGAAGACGAGTGTCGCGGGATACGTCGACACAATCGCTGACGCCGCGCCGTTGACGAGCTTCTCCGCCTCCAGGTCATGCGCGTGCGCCGCGCAAGCTCCCGCCAGTGCTCCGAGCAGGA from Myxococcus stipitatus carries:
- a CDS encoding DUF6923 family protein; its protein translation is MTTQWKRVLLLGALAGACAAHAHDLEAEKLVNGAASAIVSTYPATLVFSYTVTNVHPSLPSTLLTVSDPLFASRGFDFTPAPPVDIPVGDALTYQFTYTLDSFEDCLTLAGEDGDPTTSEENPGFTHVFRVTFQEGESEARARVSCEKPSLTCDDTLYISTGVPTSLNVFDPVTGTLTPIFRANVQYNAIGFNQMDGFIYGLTELTTPHRLLRVGSDGVPVDLGAVAGLPTSRYNAGTFLADGSYLVFNGATDEYARIDVLTRTALASGIVDSPATLFMSDMAVNPLDGKVYAYNQDTDRLTIFDPVTTTHADFGPATPVNSSGSVNTSFLTDSAFFDQEGRFYLYGTDINAPPGGPRNTLYQVDLSTSTFTRVAGGPSVNMADGASCALGAAGITQVSGFFKVHLDVARNCLGGGAIDLGVIGGVRTLKDLMAVLWASPTLGRDGFALSTESSLSMRLATEVLTATCNERLFGQTPRGAAALKAGHQALSVSMTEANRRAILTELTAFNASGAERVLPIEFNLTKGPATPLRAMQLGQR